From Enoplosus armatus isolate fEnoArm2 chromosome 23, fEnoArm2.hap1, whole genome shotgun sequence, a single genomic window includes:
- the LOC139305673 gene encoding RNA-binding protein 4.1-like: protein MVKIFVGNLPREADQDEIKALFTQYGTVTECAIIKNYAFVHMDDRKAATKAIKSLHLYKLHGTPINVEASHGKNQGSVKLHVANVEKGADDELRALFEEYGTVTECAVVKNFAFVHMSNSDEAMDAIKGLDNTEFQGKRIHVQISKSRPRHDERDDYPPPPPDRGGYWPPRYPGERHEPPPPSYLRGRLSHIPPGYPAPPLPPPPPRRAVYPDRPYEGERDRYGVVDYYEKYRARPYGIASYEDQRPGAPPPPPPPSAVVRDRLMTSSLDPYERRPLPPPPSSYYARDRSPLRRAPSTPMPPASNGYSYERSRLSPVSRVPAYGVPRARDPYADRLPPPPPARYAY from the exons ATGGTTAAGATTTTTGTGGGAAATCTACCCCGAGAGGCAGACCAGGATGAAATCAAGGCACTCTTTACTCAGTACGGCACAGTCACAGAATGTGCCATCATCAAGAACTACGCCTTTGTCCACATGGATGACCGCAAGGCCGCCACCAAAGCCATTAAGAGCCTGCACCTCTACAAGCTTCACGGCACACCAATCAATGTGGAGGCCAGCCATGGGAAGAACCAGGGCTCAGTCAAACTGCATGTAGCGAATGTAGAAAAGGGAGCTGATGACGAGCTCCGTGCTCTCTTTGAAGAGTACGGCACAGTCACAGAGTGTGCTGTTGTCAAGAATTTTGCTTTTGTACACATGTCCAACTCTGACGAGGCCATGGATGCTATCAAGGGACTGGACAACACTGAATTTCAAG gcAAACGCATCCATGTCCAGATTTCTAAGAGCCGTCCCAGACATGACGAAAGGGATGactaccctcctcctcccccagaCAGAGGTGGCTATTGGCCCCCTCGCTATCCAGGAGAGAGGCACGAGCCTCCCCCACCCAGCTACCTGAGAGGCCGCCTCAGTCATATACCCCCAGGTTACCCTGCCCCTCCTCTGCCACCCCCTCCCCCTAGACGAGCTGTTTACCCTGACCGTCCCtatgagggagagagggacagataCGGCGTGGTAGATTACTATGAGAAGTACAGAGCCCGTCCGTATGGCATCGCCTCCTATGAGGACCAACGTCCTGgcgcccctcctcctcccccccccccctcagccgTCGTCCGAGACCGTCTTATGACCTCGTCGCTTGACCCGTATGAGCGTCGGCCCCTTCCACCTCCTCCGTCCTCGTACTATGCCCGAGATCGCAGCCCCCTCAGGAGAGCGCCTAGCACGCCAATGCCCCCCGCCAGTAATGGCTACTCCTACGAGCGCTCCCGACTCTCTCCGGTTTCCCGGGTCCCGGCATACGGAGTTCCACGTGCCAGGGACCCCTACGCAGACCGACTGCCTCCGCCACCGCCTGCACGCTACGCTTATTAA
- the tifa gene encoding TRAF-interacting protein with FHA domain-containing protein A isoform X1 has translation MSTGQFTLLISSRAFFPPKMNKMQTLETEEDLLTCLHIKLYHTQQSCKGLYGLLPLGPRIRHSADDPLRLGRDAQACTFALIDTRVSRKQLALHAYRAPQNPDMLFTIQNLSQRGLLSVNSTALGYLERMDLPDKALIRFGEYQMLIIRESGEAKGSFEVELEVLAEPPSRETCMCVPSMTPVMDTGSCVTNSFPAELTALGPLETDETLMCHS, from the coding sequence ATGTCAACAGGTCAATTCACTCTACTGATTTCATcaagagctttttttccccccaagaTGAATAAGATGCAGAcactggagacagaggaggatcTCCTGACTTGTCTCCACATCAAGCTTTACCACACCCAGCAGAGTTGTAAGGGCCTTTACGGGCTGCTTCCTCTGGGGCCCAGGATCAGACACTCAGCAGATGACCCTCTCAGGCTGGGACGTGACGCCCAGGCCTGCACCTTCGCCCTGATCGACACCCGGGTGTCCCGCAAACAGCTGGCCCTCCACGCCTACCGCGCACCCCAGAACCCGGACATGCTGTTCACCATCCAGAACTTGAGCCAGAGGGGACTACTGTCAGTGAACAGCACAGCGCTGGGCTACCTGGAAAGGATGGACCTCCCGGACAAGGCCCTGATCCGCTTCGGAGAGTATCAGATGCTGATTATCCGAGAGTCTGGCGAGGCCAAGGGGAGCTTCGAGGTCGAGCTCGAGGTGCTGGCTGAGCCTCCGTCCAGAgagacatgcatgtgtgtgcctaGTATGACACCGGTCATGGACACGGGCTCATGTGTGACAAACAGTTTCCCAGCTGAACTCACAGCACTTGGTCCCCTGGAGACTGACGAGACTCTCATGTGTCATTCATGA
- the tifa gene encoding TRAF-interacting protein with FHA domain-containing protein A isoform X2: MNKMQTLETEEDLLTCLHIKLYHTQQSCKGLYGLLPLGPRIRHSADDPLRLGRDAQACTFALIDTRVSRKQLALHAYRAPQNPDMLFTIQNLSQRGLLSVNSTALGYLERMDLPDKALIRFGEYQMLIIRESGEAKGSFEVELEVLAEPPSRETCMCVPSMTPVMDTGSCVTNSFPAELTALGPLETDETLMCHS, from the coding sequence aTGAATAAGATGCAGAcactggagacagaggaggatcTCCTGACTTGTCTCCACATCAAGCTTTACCACACCCAGCAGAGTTGTAAGGGCCTTTACGGGCTGCTTCCTCTGGGGCCCAGGATCAGACACTCAGCAGATGACCCTCTCAGGCTGGGACGTGACGCCCAGGCCTGCACCTTCGCCCTGATCGACACCCGGGTGTCCCGCAAACAGCTGGCCCTCCACGCCTACCGCGCACCCCAGAACCCGGACATGCTGTTCACCATCCAGAACTTGAGCCAGAGGGGACTACTGTCAGTGAACAGCACAGCGCTGGGCTACCTGGAAAGGATGGACCTCCCGGACAAGGCCCTGATCCGCTTCGGAGAGTATCAGATGCTGATTATCCGAGAGTCTGGCGAGGCCAAGGGGAGCTTCGAGGTCGAGCTCGAGGTGCTGGCTGAGCCTCCGTCCAGAgagacatgcatgtgtgtgcctaGTATGACACCGGTCATGGACACGGGCTCATGTGTGACAAACAGTTTCCCAGCTGAACTCACAGCACTTGGTCCCCTGGAGACTGACGAGACTCTCATGTGTCATTCATGA
- the LOC139306020 gene encoding RNA-binding protein 4.1-like isoform X1, translated as MVKIFIGNLSQHDGKEEVEALFAQYGTVRECAKYKNYAFVHMEDRKSATKAIRELHLYKLNGRSINVEPSRGKNQGPVKLHVANVERGFDKELRELFEEYGTVTECSIVKNFAFVHMSNSDEAMDAIQGLDNTEFQGKRLHVQISKSRPRGEPEEGDYPPPPGRGDYYPPRYPGERHEPPYRGHMSAYPPPPPPLTPPPPRRAYPDRGYGERDGYGVVDYYEKFRARPYSTAGYDDRRSSAIPPPPPPPSALVRERLGMGPLDPYERCPPPPPPPPSYMVRDRSPIRRAPPPPAPTAGNGYSYERSRLSPLSRAPMYGAPHPRDSFSERVPLPPPPRYASLEYDKIVVICGCTWRYTSPSSMADCVAFT; from the exons ATGGTGAAGATTTTCATTGGGAACCTGTCCCAGCACGATgggaaggaggaagtggaagcTCTGTTTGCCCAGTATGGCACAGTGAGAGAATGTGCCAAGTACAAAAACTATGCCTTTGTCCATATGGAAGACCGCAAGTCGGCCACCAAAGCCATCCGTGAGCTCCATCTCTATAAGCTGAACGGCAGGTCCATCAATGTGGAGCCCAGCAGAGGGAAGAACCAGGGCCCCGTGAAGCTCCACGTGGCCAATGTAGAAAGGGGCTTCGATAAAGAGCTCCGCGAGCTGTTTGAAGAGTACGGCACGGTCACAGAGTGTTCCATTGTAAAGAACTTTGCCTTTGTGCACATGTCCAATTCAGATGAGGCCATGGATGCCATACAGGGCCTGGATAACACAGAGTTTCAAG gaaaGCGCTTACATGTTCAGATATCAAAAAGCAGACCCAGAGGGGAACCCGAGGAGGGGGACTATCCACCTCCGCCTGGCAGGGGAGACTATTATCCTCCTCGCTACCCAGGGGAGAGGCATGAGCCTCCCTACAGAGGCCACATGTCCGCTTACCCTCCTCCGCCTCCGCCTCTGACGCCCCCCCCTCCGAGACGAGCTTATCCCGATCGTGGTTATGGCGAGCGAGATGGCTATGGGGTGGTCGATTACTATGAGAAATTCCGAGCCCGTCCTTACAGCACGGCAGGCTACGATGACAGGCGTTCCAGTGCCATCccccctcctccgcctcctccctcGGCACTGGTTAGAGAACGCCTCGGGATGGGGCCCCTTGACCCTTACGAGCGCTgtccgccaccaccaccacctcctccgtCCTACATGGTCAGGGACCGAAGCCCCATCAGACGAGCCCCCCCTCCGCCTGCTCCGACAGCTGGTAACGGGTACTCATACGAGCGGTCCCGGCTCTCCCCTCTGTCCAGGGCTCCAATGTATGGCGCTCCCCACCCCAGGGACTCCTTCTCAGAGAGAGTGCCGTTGCCACCACCACCTCGATATGCAA GTTTAGAATATGACAAGATCGTCGTCATCTGCGGATGCACGTGGCGCTATACATCCCCCTCGTCTATGGCGGATTGCGTTGCGTTCACCTGA
- the LOC139306020 gene encoding RNA-binding protein 4.1-like isoform X2, whose protein sequence is MVKIFIGNLSQHDGKEEVEALFAQYGTVRECAKYKNYAFVHMEDRKSATKAIRELHLYKLNGRSINVEPSRGKNQGPVKLHVANVERGFDKELRELFEEYGTVTECSIVKNFAFVHMSNSDEAMDAIQGLDNTEFQGKRLHVQISKSRPRGEPEEGDYPPPPGRGDYYPPRYPGERHEPPYRGHMSAYPPPPPPLTPPPPRRAYPDRGYGERDGYGVVDYYEKFRARPYSTAGYDDRRSSAIPPPPPPPSALVRERLGMGPLDPYERCPPPPPPPPSYMVRDRSPIRRAPPPPAPTAGNGYSYERSRLSPLSRAPMYGAPHPRDSFSERVPLPPPPRYASY, encoded by the exons ATGGTGAAGATTTTCATTGGGAACCTGTCCCAGCACGATgggaaggaggaagtggaagcTCTGTTTGCCCAGTATGGCACAGTGAGAGAATGTGCCAAGTACAAAAACTATGCCTTTGTCCATATGGAAGACCGCAAGTCGGCCACCAAAGCCATCCGTGAGCTCCATCTCTATAAGCTGAACGGCAGGTCCATCAATGTGGAGCCCAGCAGAGGGAAGAACCAGGGCCCCGTGAAGCTCCACGTGGCCAATGTAGAAAGGGGCTTCGATAAAGAGCTCCGCGAGCTGTTTGAAGAGTACGGCACGGTCACAGAGTGTTCCATTGTAAAGAACTTTGCCTTTGTGCACATGTCCAATTCAGATGAGGCCATGGATGCCATACAGGGCCTGGATAACACAGAGTTTCAAG gaaaGCGCTTACATGTTCAGATATCAAAAAGCAGACCCAGAGGGGAACCCGAGGAGGGGGACTATCCACCTCCGCCTGGCAGGGGAGACTATTATCCTCCTCGCTACCCAGGGGAGAGGCATGAGCCTCCCTACAGAGGCCACATGTCCGCTTACCCTCCTCCGCCTCCGCCTCTGACGCCCCCCCCTCCGAGACGAGCTTATCCCGATCGTGGTTATGGCGAGCGAGATGGCTATGGGGTGGTCGATTACTATGAGAAATTCCGAGCCCGTCCTTACAGCACGGCAGGCTACGATGACAGGCGTTCCAGTGCCATCccccctcctccgcctcctccctcGGCACTGGTTAGAGAACGCCTCGGGATGGGGCCCCTTGACCCTTACGAGCGCTgtccgccaccaccaccacctcctccgtCCTACATGGTCAGGGACCGAAGCCCCATCAGACGAGCCCCCCCTCCGCCTGCTCCGACAGCTGGTAACGGGTACTCATACGAGCGGTCCCGGCTCTCCCCTCTGTCCAGGGCTCCAATGTATGGCGCTCCCCACCCCAGGGACTCCTTCTCAGAGAGAGTGCCGTTGCCACCACCACCTCGATATGCAAGTTATTAG